The following proteins come from a genomic window of Elusimicrobiota bacterium:
- a CDS encoding efflux RND transporter permease subunit, translating to MFISEYSIKKPITVLMAAIAVIVLGVIAFTQLKIDLYPDMSFPMAAVITTYKGASPAEIESMVTRPLEKVISTVTNIKQVSSQSFSEMSLVMAEFNWETDMDAAGINVREKIDMIKGMMPKDMSNPLVFKFDPSMMPVMMISLTGPQSPAELRMLADDIVGPGIERIEGVASATVNGGLQREIRVELNRSRVYGFGLSVQQITGAIGMSNLTLPGGEVEDGDMSFYVRTVGQIREVKQLEDVVVGNQAGVPIYLKDVADIKDDYIEQTQYIRINGMPGIMIQVQKASSENTVQVARRIKASFDKIKRQLPQGCDIKPMMDTSIFIEKSIGNVQRSTLEGGLLAIIIILIFLRSFRSTFIISLAIPLSVIATFVLLYFGKLTLNIATLGGLALGVGRLVDDAIVVLESIYRHIQKGESPMDASVNGAKEVGLAVIASTITTVVVFVPMLFVTGLASIIFKPMAYTISFALVASLAVSLTVIPLLTSKFLHVQKTQGKFFKTLEAFFDNVDTQYQKLIEWALGHRKIVIFGVTGLLILSFVLIPFVGTEFMPSADEGELSITVKMPLGTKLEKTNTVMQQVEEIVMKNTPELDTMQMRLGTSGSGLAALASLFTGGGGSDTGSLRISLVELSKRKRSTEEVTDALRPLLKNIPGTEVKFGSGAGMAVGMMGGSALQTEIRGYDFGVTQKLAEQVKELMTGLAGVKDISISREAGLPELEVVVDRKRAAALGLSVVQIASSLQTNMEGSIASLYRDPEVGKEYNIFVQLRKTDRSTISDLDKVFVTSPMGKQVPLSNLVKIERRTGPSKIERKNQVRIVTVSANVIGRPSGTVSEELKKLIQQKVVIPANYNIDVAGSYKDQQNAFRDLLFALLLAILLIYMVLASQFESFIDPFIIMFSVPLGIIGVIWGLFLTGYTLNVVSFIGIIMMVGIVVSNGILLVDYTNHLRREGMDLYKAVAIAGHTRLRPILMTTLTTIIGMLPLALGIGEGGEIEAPMAVAVIAGLTVSTFLTLVFVPTLYTVIEERFKHRTNVE from the coding sequence TTTTGATGGCCGCAATTGCGGTCATCGTACTCGGGGTGATAGCTTTTACACAATTAAAAATTGATTTGTATCCCGATATGTCATTCCCGATGGCGGCGGTGATAACGACGTATAAAGGTGCAAGCCCTGCCGAGATCGAGTCAATGGTTACACGTCCGTTGGAGAAAGTTATAAGTACTGTTACCAACATTAAACAGGTATCTTCACAATCATTTTCTGAAATGTCACTGGTGATGGCGGAGTTTAACTGGGAAACAGATATGGATGCTGCCGGGATAAACGTCCGTGAAAAGATTGATATGATCAAAGGTATGATGCCTAAGGATATGTCTAACCCGCTGGTGTTCAAGTTTGACCCGTCAATGATGCCGGTCATGATGATAAGCCTTACTGGCCCGCAAAGCCCCGCGGAATTGCGTATGCTGGCGGATGATATTGTTGGGCCCGGGATTGAGCGTATTGAAGGCGTTGCTTCAGCAACGGTTAATGGCGGGTTACAACGCGAAATACGGGTGGAACTTAACCGTTCACGCGTATACGGGTTTGGGTTGTCGGTACAGCAAATTACAGGTGCAATCGGGATGTCAAACCTTACGCTTCCCGGCGGTGAAGTTGAGGACGGGGATATGAGTTTTTATGTCCGTACTGTCGGGCAGATTAGAGAAGTTAAACAACTTGAGGATGTAGTGGTGGGAAACCAGGCTGGGGTTCCTATATATCTAAAAGACGTGGCGGATATTAAAGATGATTATATAGAACAAACCCAGTACATACGCATAAACGGTATGCCGGGGATAATGATTCAGGTACAAAAAGCTTCCAGCGAAAATACTGTGCAGGTAGCGCGGAGGATAAAGGCAAGTTTTGACAAAATTAAACGCCAGTTACCCCAGGGGTGTGATATTAAACCAATGATGGATACATCGATATTCATTGAAAAATCAATAGGTAACGTACAGAGGTCTACTTTGGAAGGCGGGTTACTTGCGATCATTATTATCCTGATATTCTTACGTAGTTTCAGGAGTACGTTTATTATATCCTTAGCCATACCGTTATCTGTTATTGCAACGTTTGTACTGCTATACTTCGGTAAACTTACATTAAACATTGCTACGCTTGGCGGCCTTGCGCTGGGTGTGGGGAGGTTGGTGGACGACGCTATAGTTGTGCTGGAAAGTATTTACCGGCATATACAAAAAGGTGAGTCACCAATGGACGCGTCTGTTAACGGTGCAAAAGAAGTCGGGCTAGCAGTTATCGCATCAACAATAACAACTGTTGTGGTGTTTGTCCCGATGCTGTTTGTCACCGGGTTGGCATCTATAATATTCAAGCCTATGGCGTACACAATATCATTTGCGTTAGTAGCGTCACTGGCAGTGTCACTGACAGTCATCCCGTTGTTGACATCAAAGTTTCTTCATGTACAAAAAACGCAAGGTAAGTTTTTTAAAACGTTAGAAGCGTTTTTTGATAATGTTGATACGCAATACCAAAAACTTATTGAATGGGCGCTTGGGCATAGAAAAATTGTTATTTTCGGTGTAACAGGTTTGTTAATTTTAAGTTTTGTACTTATCCCGTTTGTGGGTACCGAGTTCATGCCGTCAGCGGATGAAGGAGAGTTGTCTATAACAGTCAAGATGCCGTTGGGGACAAAACTTGAGAAAACTAATACTGTAATGCAGCAGGTGGAAGAAATTGTTATGAAGAATACGCCTGAGCTTGATACCATGCAAATGCGCCTGGGTACCAGCGGTAGCGGCCTTGCGGCATTAGCGTCATTATTTACGGGTGGCGGCGGGTCAGATACCGGGTCACTAAGAATTTCGTTGGTAGAACTTTCTAAACGTAAACGTTCAACTGAAGAAGTTACTGATGCTTTGCGCCCGTTATTAAAAAATATTCCCGGTACGGAAGTTAAGTTTGGAAGCGGGGCAGGCATGGCGGTAGGTATGATGGGCGGTTCGGCGTTACAGACAGAAATCCGGGGTTATGATTTTGGGGTTACACAAAAACTTGCGGAACAGGTGAAAGAACTTATGACCGGCCTTGCGGGGGTTAAGGATATAAGTATCAGCCGGGAAGCCGGGTTACCGGAACTTGAGGTGGTTGTTGACCGTAAACGCGCAGCGGCACTGGGATTATCCGTTGTGCAGATAGCGTCTTCGTTACAGACGAATATGGAAGGAAGTATCGCGTCATTGTACCGTGACCCGGAGGTAGGGAAAGAATATAATATTTTTGTGCAGTTAAGGAAAACTGACCGTTCGACGATCAGTGATTTAGATAAAGTATTTGTAACATCACCAATGGGTAAACAAGTACCGTTGTCGAACCTCGTTAAGATTGAACGCAGGACAGGCCCGTCAAAAATTGAACGAAAAAATCAGGTGAGGATAGTTACGGTATCCGCTAATGTTATTGGCCGTCCATCAGGAACGGTGTCGGAAGAGTTGAAGAAGCTAATCCAGCAAAAGGTTGTTATACCGGCAAATTATAATATTGATGTAGCAGGAAGTTATAAGGATCAGCAGAACGCGTTCAGGGACCTTCTGTTTGCGTTACTACTCGCTATTCTTTTGATATACATGGTATTAGCCTCACAGTTTGAATCATTTATTGACCCGTTCATTATTATGTTTTCAGTTCCACTGGGTATCATCGGTGTGATCTGGGGATTGTTCCTCACAGGGTATACGCTTAACGTTGTATCATTCATCGGTATAATTATGATGGTTGGGATTGTGGTATCCAACGGTATATTGCTGGTAGACTACACAAACCATCTCCGCAGGGAAGGGATGGACTTGTATAAAGCTGTTGCAATCGCCGGGCATACGAGGTTACGGCCGATATTGATGACCACGTTGACAACTATAATTGGGATGCTGCCGTTAGCTTTGGGGATCGGTGAAGGCGGCGAGATTGAAGCACCGATGGCAGTGGCTGTTATTGCAGGGTTGACGGTTTCTACATTTTTAACACTGGTATTTGTTCCGACGTTATACACTGTTATTGAGGAACGGTTTAAACACAGAACTAACGTAGAATAA
- a CDS encoding ORF6N domain-containing protein — protein sequence MNKVLVLQESIESKILLIRGKKVMLDRDLANLYGVDTRVLNQAVRRNIKRFPVDCLLLHETR from the coding sequence ATGAACAAAGTACTTGTTTTGCAAGAAAGTATTGAAAGTAAGATTCTGTTAATCCGCGGGAAAAAGGTAATGCTGGACCGTGACTTGGCTAATCTCTACGGAGTAGATACACGAGTATTAAACCAAGCGGTAAGAAGAAATATTAAAAGATTTCCCGTTGATTGTTTACTCTTACACGAGACGAGATAA